CAAAATGGTGGGATATCTACGCGCTACCTGCCATCACAAAggtaacaaaataaaataataaataatccaTAAAATCCATAAAATAATCCAGGAACGCATCAAACGGATctttctgcattgaccacattaacaccctatggataattttggaacagtgcgcggaatttacacacatcgatttcgagaagcttCCGATAGCGCGACAGGGAAAGGAAGAAACTAATAGATATTATCAGAAACTAGGAGAGGTATAGCAAATGTGTCCGAAGTGACTGTTTTTCATTACCTATTTTCCTTATTGAAGAGTAACAGAAAGCagataaaattgaaaagtaaacccCATTGACGTATAATCCTACAATATCGCCCCGATTGACACAGAAATTCAGTCCATGATGCTCgtgctttcaaaatataatatattggaTTTGATGTGCATCCGTACAGATACACATGCGTCGACACATACTTGTATTTTCCATCGTTTTAACTTTTCTAAAAGTttgtcaaaattttcaaatactcATAAAGTCAGAAAAGATTTGCGTTTTTAAGTATGAAGTAGTCAAATTTGGAACATATTAAGTGTATATGCCTCAAAGGAACCACGGAAGGAGGTGTTTTCAAATATGCTAGCCATGCTGAAAGGTGGATATTAaattcaatagttcatcaacaATTTCATAAACGGTAGATAAAAAGCATTACGAATCTGGAATACGCTCCATCCCTTCACTTACAGCGAGAGCGCAAATATATTCATTTCTGGAATAAATAGAATAATTGTGTCACAGAATTCCTCTAAATCCATTGCTAAGAAAAATATAATCTGGATATGagttaataatttcttttattccaCTCGGAAAATGGCAAGTACACATGCCATTCATATATCTACATACAAGCATATATCACAGGAACTCCTtagcaaatatttaatttaggcatttttcaaatattttttatgaatgaagAGAGGGTCCATgtgatcattattattatgacattagaccgattttaatatactTTCTACCTGCAACCCCTGCACAATGAATACCACATCGTCATTGACATCGTAAACATCAACGTAAAGGGTGGAAGTGCCTTCCGAAAGGTGAACAAATAAACAGCAATAAAACTTTAGTCCCTTCCAGCGAGGCACACACACGACTTTGCCATTCATAAACCTGGCCTTTTAACGTTTCGCTTTCAGGAAAAGGACAGTCGTACAGTGGTAGCAGTTAGAGGGTAGAAGAAGGCAATCTTGCCAGCAGAAAGTTGAAATACCAGGGGATGGAATAACGAAGCCACTCCCCGATCACGGCATAAACGTCTCCAGGATCATCCCTGTGAATGAGGTTAGTTGCTCAAATCGAACCAATAAGGCCCAATTTGACTTGTTCATTTGAGCAGGGCGTACATGGCATTAGGTGAATAGTATATTAAGGATGGGAACCTCATAAATTGTGCGCAATTCCCAGTGGTCTTTTGATGAGTGATAGTGACCTTTCATGATCTTAATGGAAAATTTTTAGTGATGATATGAAGCGTGAGAGTGCTGTAAAATTGTCATAATCGAAAGTGGAAAGATTCGGTAGTTTAAAATAGTGCAAATATTAGCCATTATAACGAAGGAAAGTGCTGCATATTTTGTGCACTCAGTTTAGTGTTAGAAAGGATAGTTAAATGTGTAAAATGCAATCATCGAACAGCTCGCCATCTAACTCGCCTCCAATGGAGACACGATTTTCTAATATGAATGCGCCAACAGCTTCAAGTGAGTAGTGATTTCAATAATGCTAAAGGTCCTGCATAAACCCCCATACTAACTTATTGTAAGTTTGTGAGTCAAGTTATTTTGCTATCATTGGAAATCTGTCCGATCAActcttcatcaaatatattgTAATCACGAAAAGTGGAATTTAGTTATGGTGCTCAACTTTATTTATTGATGTACATCTTTCTTACAAAAGATACATCAGAGAGTAATTTGATATGATGCTCCCTTAATAACATTCACCCCCATCAGGTTATTTACATCTGAAAAGTACCATTtggtttaaaatatttatttttagtttaaaatatttattttctatttaattACGGAGTCGACATTTAACCCAgtaaactttaaaaattttaagtAAATGTTATATCATGCAGGGAAACCGGTAGGAAAATGAACGTATTTCGATTTCATCAATGCCACCAAAATTTTAATTCGTTTTCATGTAATGTACGGATTCTTTGAGTAATCAGCCATTTCTTTAGTTATGCACTGAGGGTGAATAAATCCTAGTGAAAATCTACCTCGCTGCCCGCTATATTTTAACAGAAATTACTTTTGATAATCTCCTATGAGCGTAATGCTccccacattgcttcctagtaTAGCGTTGCCGTCTAGAACAAATCTCGctataacacatttcaaggcgtGGGTCTAAATTGGATTATCGTTCCATCAATTATGATTATTACTATTGAAAAGTTTATGTAAACGTTAAATCCAATGAAAAACCATAATGAAATGATCAAGTTAGCTATAACGTTCCTGTTTCTACCTTCTTCGCTCTTCCATTCACCCGCAGAGTAAATTTAACGTTGATATCAACTAACCACTTTCCACTTCCATACTGAATCAAAGCTTGTTGGaatctaaaaataaattcttttgTTGCAGGTCGAATCCTTTATCATATTCCTTGTAAAGTGTGCCGCGACCATAGTTCTGGCAAACACTATGGCATTTACGCTTGCGACGGATGTGCGGGATTTTTCAAACGATCAATTCGCCGGAACCGTCAATATGTCTGCAAAGCACATAATCAAGGACGTTGTGTAGTCGACAAAACCCATCGAAATCAGTGCCGAGCCTGTCGACTTAGAAAGTGTTTCGAAGTTGGTATGAACAAAGATGCAGTACAACATGAGCGAGGTCCACGTAATTCAACACTTCGAAGACAAATCAGTATCTGCAATGAAGTTATGGGCAGCGAAATGCCACTGCATGGCTTAGTATCAGCTGGTCTTACAGGATTACCGATGTCTCCATTTGGTGCTCCACCATTTGTGTTAGATCTCTCGATTCCCAGGATTCCACATATTCCACCACCTTCAATATTTGCTCATCCAGGTCTACTTCCGCCTCCTCCAACATTCCTACCGCCACGACCAcctccaccaccaccacctccaAATAGTAACGAACTAAGCCTTCAAGAGGTTGCGGCTGAACATCTGTTCCGTAATATTCAGTTAACAAAACACATGGGAGCTTTCACGGATCTTTGTGTTGCTGACCAACTACTTCTGATTGAAGGGAGCTGGAAAGAACTATTCATCCTTTCAATAGTCCAGTACATGATGCCTATGAAATTCCAAAAGCTTCTGCAAACATACATAGCAGAGAAGGGCTACCATATCTACACGCACCAATTGACTAAGGATGTAGAAACTATCGACCAAATTGTGAACCATATTGTCAACCTCAATTTAACTCCGCAAGAGTTTGATTACCTCCGAGCGATAATCGTTTTCCAGAAAGCATACAACGATCGCAtaatttcttccacttttcataGGAAGGATCATCCTTCGGTCTCAGCTCTCATGGCTTTGCGGGAGGCCGTGAAGGTTGAAGGGATGTACGATGAAGCTCGTGCGAACCTTATGAACTACTTGATAGACACCCGAGCAGGAGAGATGCGTTACAATGATATTGTCCGACTAATTccatatcttcgggctgcaccGCTGTACACCATTGAAGAATTATTTTTCAGGAAAAGCATTGGAAATACAACTATTATGAGGCTCATTACGGATTTGTATATTACTAAAAAGCTGTAGTTGTCATTCGGTTAATCAAACTTAAATTGTAATAGTCTAGCCCCAATCAGTGAATTCTATATTTcatgtaaataaaatattcgTAACGGAATTATGCTTTagcagaaataataataatgtaaaaAAACATCTGTGATAAAAGGAAGTATATATAGAAATATGTCTCAAttttaagttgaaaattaaattataacaCGAAAAGTTACAATAAAAAAGTGCATTAAATACGATAAATTTCGTCAAATAGAACAATTATTTATACAGTTCCAATTAATTATGTAATGAAAAGGTACACCATGTTGCACTATATGATTTGTTACAGTCCCAATGTTCCCGCAAAATGTTTAAACGTTGTTGCCTACTAATGCCACGAGGGAGTAGCAGTTTACCTAACAATAGAAGTGTAAAGTAAAAATGAGTTCTCGAAAGTAAGAGAAGTTTGAAAGTTGGTATTTAGGCGAATTTTATTGAACAATTTTGTTACTAACCAGCCGTAAATTGCAAGTTTGGAAGTGGAGTATATATACCTAGTTCTGTTAGGAGATTCAGCGGGATACGAAACGAAGGGGGCCTCGGGAATAGGACAATAGGAGAAGTTCTCCGtctatcaaaaacaaaaaacaaaaatgaaaagtcttCACAATAAGATCATTAACAGAGGTTACGGTGGAGGAAAAACTAAATCTGTTGTGAATTGCAGAAGTAATTTTCCCTAAACTAAGCACCGAATTTAACAGCTTCTTATCTCTGTACACAACATAACAGAGAGGGTCCGGCATCGGCCTTGacagggatcaccatctggtgATCCGGTGATCACTTGCGTGTTGCGCCCGCCATTTTCGCAGGGTTGAGAAGCTACGATCCCCTAAGCTCAACATCTTGTGCTTGATGACCTAGTTGTCGCTCGATAGTGGGGAAGTTCTTTTGCCGATCGAGCGGCAAATAGACTGATTAACCCGCATCAGAATATCGATgtgcattgggccgccattaaaaatgGTCTTCTCTTGGGTGCTATACAGATCGTCGGAgatgtcccgaaggggcgtcataacaTCATTGTGGAACTAGAGCGATGAATGAATCGGGTTTGAGGCTCTACTGACCACTGCGGCTGATGGTGAGCATGACgctctcgaactccgataccaagcgaaatcccgagaagctcAGTTTATTGTACGCCgtcacaagagagaatttgctactgCGCTAGTCAGGGAAGTGAAAAATGCCGCATATCACAATAATTTGAGAACTacatatcgcatcacgaaagagctaaCATGTGTAAATCTTTTgatagtcctgtgaaggacgccgACTTCGTATCCACGATAATGAACAATTGAAGAGGTGAAAGGAACACTTCGCCATGGTTAGGATTAAGAACCATGCAGTGAAGTTcgtcctcttgtggatgaaatggctagtcgtcGTAACATACGAATATGGACTATTCTTCCAAGCGGAAAGGAAATCAATTCAGGCATCGATGCACCCAAATACTGgttttgacggtctccccgcaaagttatttaCCGCTGCACCTGCGGTTACTACAGATTTGCTACTTCGACTCCTACGAAAATTTTCTGAATCCGATATCTTTTCCAGAGCGTGGAagaaaggggatgatcgtcaacatcccaaagaaggggacccgctttgagtgtggcaattggaaagtgcaaagataatagctaaaataatcctgggacgcatcgaagaacatctcgaaaacctGTTGgatatcctcctgcattgaccactataacaccctacggatcattttgaaacagtacgGATAATTTAGAGCTTCGCTACATctactcttcattgattttcagAAACCTTTTGATAGCGTGAACATAGAGTATTTCGGAAGTATTCTACGGATGAGCGGCATTCcgcagaaactaatagctgttattgcagcggcatatgatggcgcaaaatgtgaaGTGCTGCACttaggtaaaatctcggaggatttcgaAGTCCAAACCCGAGTcccccagggttgcatcctgtcaccgatattacttcttcttgttatcggtgttgCCTTGTCAAAAtggcgtggaggaattcaatgggcaTCGTcgatctttcttctttctttaaaCATCTCAACTACGCCCATggcatctgtttactctctcactgggtcatggaaCTTGGCCAAATCGCACTGGATTTCGAAAGAGAgggaagtagagttggactgaaaataaacaccaacaaaataatgaacaaattcatggttctcagtctgattggTAATTGCACTCTCCCCAACTGTATTAATTTGTATGTCTAGGAAGTGTGGTGTCTGCCgaaggtggcaccgaactgcatGTTGCCTAACGCATTACTAGCGCTTTATCCGCTATCGTTGCACTGTCTGAAaattcagttatctcaacaccaagatcaagttgagactgttctgtgctggagttttttctgtgttgctatatggcagtagcacatggaaactcCACTTATACCCAAAAACTCCTAACTTTTCCCACTACCTATCTGCCTTGTGTTatagagtacgctggcctgacactatctcaaacgaatagCTTGGTCGGCGCATAGACCTGACACTCGTATACGAtgtgattggaagacggaagtggcagtggataggtcacagatTAAGGTGGGGTGGCAATTACGTTGCGAGCTACGTCATGCAGTGAAATGCACTCTACCAAGAATGCCGACGAGTGCGTCGCCCCAAAGGCGcgtggcacagaacagtaaagTATGACTGCGAGCATCTCGCGAAGCCATGGGAGTGCTGAGGGGTATTTCAAGCAACCCTGAGCTATGGCGCGTTGGTGCTGTTGACGCACTATATTCCACCAAagtgtgaatggcaaccatatatatggaATCTCTGCATCACCTAATAAATAAGTTGAACGTTTCGTGCCATAAAAGCAAATTTTATCCATAATACAAGTATAATCGATGAAATCCCATATTTC
The DNA window shown above is from Hermetia illucens chromosome 5, iHerIll2.2.curated.20191125, whole genome shotgun sequence and carries:
- the LOC119658159 gene encoding LOW QUALITY PROTEIN: protein tailless (The sequence of the model RefSeq protein was modified relative to this genomic sequence to represent the inferred CDS: substituted 1 base at 1 genomic stop codon), whose protein sequence is MCKMQSSNSSPSNSPPMETRFSNMNAPTASSRILYHIPCKVCRDHSSGKHYGIYACDGCAGFFKRSIRRNRQYVCKAHNQGRCVVDKTHRNQCRACRLRKCFEVGMNKDAVQHERGPRNSTLRRQISIXLPMSPFGAPPFVLDLSIPRIPHIPPPSIFAHPGLLPPPPTFLPPRPPPPPPPPNSNELSLQEVAAEHLFRNIQLTKHMGAFTDLCVADQLLLIEGSWKELFILSIVQYMMPMKFQKLLQTYIAEKGYHIYTHQLTKDVETIDQIVNHIVNLNLTPQEFDYLRAIIVFQKAYNDRIISSTFHRKDHPSVSALMALREAVKVEGMYDEARANLMNYLIDTRAGEMRYNDIVRLIPYLRAAPLYTIEELFFRKSIGNTTIMRLITDLYITKKL